TCCCCCGCCGGCCCCGGGAGAGCTGCTCCCGCACCCGGAGCAGCACGTCCTCCATGGAGAAGGGCTTGGTGATGTAGTCGTCGGCGCCGCTGCACAGCCCCCGAAGACGATCCTCCTGCGACGCTTGGGAGGTCAGCATGATGACGGGGGTCCGGGACACCTCCGGGTCAGGGAAGGTGCGCACGATGGAGCACACCTTCCAACCGTCCAGGACGGGCAATACGAGATCGAGGAGGATCAGGTCCGGCGGGTTCTCCCCGATGGCCTTGCAGGCCGCGAGCCCGTCTCCCGCCACCTGCACGTCGTAGCCCGCCCGCTCG
The Thermodesulfobacteriota bacterium genome window above contains:
- a CDS encoding response regulator, coding for MKATPRVLVVEDERAIAALLRGRLERAGYDVQVAGDGLAACKAIGENPPDLILLDLVLPVLDGWKVCSIVRTFPDPEVSRTPVIMLTSQASQEDRLRGLCSGADDYITKPFSMEDVLLRVREQLSRGRRGRAADGPGTSGGEPRR